From Heptranchias perlo isolate sHepPer1 unplaced genomic scaffold, sHepPer1.hap1 HAP1_SCAFFOLD_47, whole genome shotgun sequence, one genomic window encodes:
- the LOC137313368 gene encoding NACHT, LRR and PYD domains-containing protein 3-like has protein sequence MNIGRGLSEIPSHLKNRKLVEHELLARGRDHEEWRKKHLRRELEKIRTDQLFQSSFSRRESKSGSSAAVSGVAGIGKTTMVQKIVHDWATGKIYPHFQFVFSFKFRDLNAINCIINLRNLILDLYPYFGNILGELWKNPEGLLFIFDGLDEFKESIDFADNRRNTEPQYMCTDPEDWCEVSDIVYSLIQHKLLPGCSVLVTSRPTALHLLEKAEISVWAEIMGFDGEERKEYFNKYFEDQAVAAAVFKHVEENEILYTMCYNPSYCWILGLSLGPFFRQRDRKQQRVPKTITQLYSYYIYNILKNHGREIESPRDVLLKIGEMAFTGVSEKKIVFRNGDLIKYNLQPSQFLSGFMMELLERDDSAQSVVYTFPHLTIQEFVAALAQFLTPDPWDIRKFLIEAHSKKDGRFEIFLRFVVGLSSSQSARPLEEFLGPFLHQTICRVIDWVKEKVEGQFANTESETGKRDLLNTFHYLFESQNKTLVRVTVGSVETLTFSRLGLTPIDCVVLSHVIGLCDTIKHLNLEHCSIQCEGLQRLRPALHKCRVLRLSNNHLGDSGVKLLSAALRKPDCKIQELRLWSNDLTASCTEDLSSALRTNRSLTVLNLSNNKLGDSGVKLLSAALRNPNCKIKELELWDNDISASCAEDLSSALSTNRSLTFLDLSYNKLGDSGVKLLSAALRKPNCKIQELRLDGVGLTDSCTEDLVSALSTNRSLTGLNLGSNSFTDRSVPALCSLILTRRSLERIWLWENQFSANGKRHLESLRESRPGLSVKM, from the exons atgaacatcggacgaggtttatctgaaatacccagtcacctgaaaa atcggaaacttgtagaacatgaactgctggcaagaggccgagaccatgaagagtggagaaagaaacatctcAGGAGAGAACtagaaaaaatccgaactgatcaattgttccagagcagtttttcccggagagaatccaaatctgggagttcagcagcagtgagcggagtcgcggggattggaaaaacaacaatggtacaaaagattgttcatgactgggccactgggaaaatatacccacactttcaatttgttttcagttttaaattccgggatttgaacgctattaactgtataataaacctgaggaatctgatactggatctgtatccttactttgggaatattctgggagagctctggaagaacccagagggattactgtttatattcgatggtttagatgaattcaaggagagtatcgattttgctgacaatcggagaaatacagaacctcagtacatgtgcacagaccctgaagactggtgtgaagtgtctgacattgtgtacagtttaatacagcacaagctgctcccaggatgttcagtgctcgtgaccagccgccccactgcattacatttattggaaaaggctgagataagtgtctgggctgaaatcatGGGATTTGATGGtgaggaacggaaggaatatttcaacaagtattttgaagatcaggcggtggcagcagctgttttcaaacatgtggaggagaacgagatcctatacaccatgtgttacaacccttcctactgctggatccttggtctgtcactgggtcccttcttcagacaaagagacaggaaacagcagcgagttcccaagaccatcacccaactatattcctactatatttacaacattctgaaaaaccatggccgagagattgaatccccccgtgatgtattactgaagatcggtgagatggccttcactggagtctccgagaagaagattgtgtttagaaatggagatttgatcaagtacaatctgcaaccttctcagttcctgtctgggttcatgatggaacttttggagagagatgattctgcccagagtgtggtttacacattcccgcacctcaccatccaagagtttgtagccgcactcgcacaattcctgactccagatccatgGGACATCCGGAAATTCCTCATTGAAGCCCACAGCAAGAAAGATGGaagatttgagatatttctccgctttgttgttggtctctcctcatcacagtcagctcggccgctggaggagtttctgggtccatttcttcatcaaacaatctgccgagtgattgactgggtgaaggagaaagTTGAAGGACAGTTTGCAAACACAGAGAGTGAAACTggtaaaagggacctcctgaatacattccactacctgtttgagtctcagaataaaacgctggttcgggtcacagtgggatctgtggaaacacttacatttaGTAGATTGGGACTGACTCCGATTGACTGTGTGGTcctgtctcatgtcattggactctgtgatacaataaaacacctcAATCTGGAGCACTGctccattcagtgtgaaggactccagcggctgcgacccgcactgcacaaatgccgggtgttgag actgagtaaTAATcatctgggagattcaggagtgaaactactgtctgcggctctgaggaaaccggactgtaaaatacaggaactgcg gttatggtcgaacgatctcacagcttcttgtaccgaggatctctcctccgctctcagaacaaaccggtcactgacggttctgaacctgagcaataataaactgggagattcaggagtgaaattactctctgcggctctgaggaacccgaacTGTAAAATAAaggaactgga gttatgggatAACGATATCTCAGCTTCTTGTGcagaggatctctcctccgcgctcagtacaaaccggtcactgaccttTCTGGACCTGAgttataataaactgggagattcaggagtgaaactactttctgcggctctgaggaaaccgaactgtaaaatacaggaactgcg tctggatggtgtcggtctcacagattcttgtaccgaggatctcgtctccgctctcagtacaaaccggtcactgacgggtctgaacctgggatcaaactccttcacagaccgatctgtccccgctctctgctccctcatactgacccgcaggagtctggagcggatctg gctgtgggagaatcagttcagtgcaaacggaaagagacatctggagtcactgcgggaatccagacccggacttaGTGTGaaaatgtga